In Pseudomonas sp. ADAK2, the genomic window CCGTGACCGTCCGCCGTGGTGACGAAGGCGTAATCGCCCAGGCCGTAGACCGTCAGTTTGATTTCACGGAACTTGATGTCCAGCTTGCCGCCTTCGCGACTGGGCAATACCGAAGCGCTGAAATGATCGCCGACCTTGAGCTTCAGGCCAGGCTTGTCATCCACCACCAGCGCTTCTTCGGTATCGATTTCGGCAATGTAGATGCCTTCAGCGTTCTGTTCGGTGACATAGACAAAGCGGGACTGAAACTGCTTAACCAACTTCGCACGCAAATCACCCAGGACGAATAACGCGTGCATATCAAGATTACTTACTGCCAAGGAAACATCCCCACATCTGAAAATGATGCCGTACGCAGGAAAAACGCACAGCAGAAAAAAGGCCATGGCGAAAGTGTTGCCGAATGAGCCGGGTTGAATCCTGAACTGAGCTGAGCGCTCATCCATTGCGAGGTAAATGAGATTACTGGATTGTCACTCGCGCCGTCCCCCCTGACATTCGCCAGACGTTGAAGGAAAACGCCCTTCTCGCGGCCAGAAAAAGCGGACTACTAACTTTAGGGAAAATTCTCTCTAAGAAAAGCACTTTTCCGACATATCGCCCGTAAAAAATTGCTTTAGATGGAAGCGATCGCCAACCAGTGATGGCGATTCTAGAGCAGCGATGCTCATCGAGACTACTCAAAACGACGGACACACGTCGGTAAACACACGAAAAGGACTTCTTATGTGCACGATGACCCACTTTGCAAATCTCTCCACACGTCACTCAAACAACCCCGCGCCCGTGCATCCGGCGGTGCTCCAGACTTATGCCCTGCCCCATCAGACGCTGGCCTTGCCGCGCTTTCAGGTGGTACCGGCGGGCAAGTCTTTCTTTCATATCAAGGAAACTTCCACCGGTCGTGTCAGAGGTTTCCGCACCGATCACAACGAAGCCTGCGCCCTCGCCCGCTCACTGGCGGCGCGTACCTGAGGTCGACCATTGCCTTTATCTCCAATGACGTTTCGTCACGCCGACGACTTAACTCAGCCGTCGGCCGACAACTACTGCCATACTGCACGACCCATGAATCCCGGCCCCTCGGTGGACGGCGTTCAATACGACAGAACATTTCCAAGGGAAGGCAGCTACGTGACGGAATTTGATATCGGTGAATTTTTTATCCGGGGCGAAGCCAGAGAGGTCGAAGGCGAATTCCAGGCTGTCATTGTCATGCGTGCCAAACCTCCCTTGACCACCGTGACCTACCACCAGGTCGAGAAGGATCGTTGGTTCAAGACCTCCGACGTTGCGGCCATCGCCGCTCAGGAAGCCGCCAAGGCCCTGAAGCTGGCAGTTGATGGCGGCGCGTTGAAAGCCTGATCCCGCTTTGCCGTCTATGCTCTCTCCTGCTTTCGACCATCGCAATCGAACTCCTGAAGCGCGGCTCCCTCAGATGCAGTGAGACCGCACCTCAGACCTCGCACTCGACGCGACCCGCAAGGAGATGAACATGGATTCACCTACACACGATTTGAAAGGCTTGTTCGACCAGCTCGGCCTGGACTCCGGCCAGAAGGCCATCGACGATTTCATCGCCAGCCACTCACCGCTTCCCGATGACAAGAAACTGATCGACGCCGAGTTCTGGACCCCGCAACAAGCCGGTTTCCTGAAAGAACAACTGCGTGAAGACGCTGATTGGGCGCGGGTGGTCGATGATTTGAACCTGCGGATGCATCAGGTTCACTAGACGAAACACGCACCATGTAGCAACTGGCGTTGTAGCAGCTGCCGAGGTACGAGGCTGCGTTCGGCTGCACGCGGTCTTCCTGATACACCGCATCGCCTGATTTCACGACTGCTTCGCAGCCGAACGCAGCCTCGTACCTCGGCAGCTGCTACATAGGTCCCCTTGGTTTTTCGGGTTTGTAGCCCAACCGCAACCCACCCCAATGCCGCCCCTTCACCATGATCGGCACCGACAGATCGTGCATCAACTCGCCCGTATCCCGCGTATAGGTCTGCAACAACACCGGCTGCTGATGGCTGCCACAGCGAATCCCCGTGCGATCGGCAAACTTGCGCTTGGTCCGGTTTTGCACGGCATCAACCTGAGCATCGCCAGTCAGCGGCTGGCTGAACACCGTGTTATGGGTCGGCACATAGCCCTGCTGGGTGCAGGCGATGGCAAACACCAAACCTTCATGACGCGGTAGCAACGGTTCCTGGATCGCCGGCAATACCTGATCGGTGTAACGGTCGAAACGGGTCTGGAACTTGGCCGGGCTGGTGTTGGCAATCGCCTGGTAATTGCGATCGAACAGGTCATCGAGGCTGACCCGGCCCTGGTCGATATCCGCTTCGAAGCGCGCGGCAATCTGACTGGCGCCTTCGCGGGCCAGGTCATAAATCCGCTGGTGGTAATCGTCCAGCCCGACTTCGGCCAGGCGTTCGCTGATGGTTTCGGCCTGGCCTTCCATCTGCACCGCCGCCTGAGCCAGACGCTGGGTTTGCTGGTCGCTGATCGCCAGGTCGCTGCGCATCTGCTCGATGGCATGAAACAGGCTATCCAGTTGTTCGCGGTTGGTGTCGGCGCCACGGGCGATTTCCCCGACCTGCAGTTCCACACCGGCAGACAGCCGCGCAATGTTTTCCAGATGCTGGCCGGTGTGTTCGACCTGCTTGACGCCAATGTCCAGGTCGCTGGAGAGTTGGCGGATCTGCTCCACCACTTGCGCGGTGCGTTGCTGGATGTCGGCGACCATCTCCCCGACTTCGCCGGTGGCCGTCGCCGTGCGCGCAGCCAGACCACGAACCTCATCCGCCACCACGGCAAACCCGCGACCGTGTTCCCCGGCCCGCGCGGCTTCGATGGCGGCGTTCAGCGCCAACAGATTGGTCTGACTGGCAATGGACTGGATCACCAGGGTCACCCGCTGGATGTCGTCACTGCGCAGGCTCAGGGCTTCGATCAGTTCACGGCTGGCACTGGCGCGCTGGCTGAGCTGATGCATGCGCGAGATCGATTCAATCAACTCGGTACGCCCGACGGCACTGCTCTGATGGGCTTCGCTGGCGGCGCCCAAGGCTTCGCGACTGAGTGACGATGTCGCCTGTTCGGTGCTGATCATCACTTCGGCGTTGCTGACGATTCGCTTGGCCGCGTCGAGTTGTGATTGCACCTTCTCCGCCAGCTGCTTGACCGAAAAGGCCACGCCCGCTGCAGACAGTGCGTTGTGACTGGTGGTGTAGGAAAGGTCGCGAGTCAGCTCGGCGATCGCACTGGCGTTGTCCGCCGGGGTCGTATCGGGGATCGCCCGTGAACGCAGGCGCGGCAGCCAGATGATCAGCACGGCCACCGGCAGGCCGATATAAAGCGATGCACCGCCCAGGGACATGCCGCAGAGCAATAGCACCAGGGCGATGCTTTGCAAGGTCGGCGTCAGCCAAAGGGCTTTCGGCGCAAGCACTGGTGCAGGCACATGCCCAACCAGAGATCCGTCTCTCGTCATCTTCGTCACCCCATGCGTCTTCTATTTGTTGTGACTGCATTAAACGCCACTAATGAGCCATTATCTATGGTCCGTTAGTCGTGGATGTTGCAGCAGATCAATAGAAGTGCAGAGGTTTCGCAGACGGCAAAAAGCATCGCGGGCAAGCCCCGCTCCTGTAGGAGCAAGGCTCGCCCGCGATGGGGGCGCTACGGAATCAGGCCTGACGCTGGTGCTTGTCGATCTGTTCGTGACGCTCTTGAGCTTCGATGCAGTACTTGGTGGTCGGGCTGATCAGCAGGCGTTTCAGGCCAATGGCCTCGCCGCTGTCGTCGCACCAGCCGAAGCTGTCTTCTTTGATGCGTTCCAGAGCCTGTTCCAACTGAGGCAGCATGCGCTGGTCGCGATCGATCGCGTTGACCAGCCAGGTGCGCTCTTCTTCAACGGAAGCTGCGTCGGCCGGGTCAGCCGGGGTGTCCAGGCTTTCGATGGCGATGCGATTCTGTTCGATACGCTCGTGGGTTTCGACTTTCATGTTCTGCAACAGCTCGGAGAAAAAAGCATGTTGCTCGGCATTCATGTAGTCATCCGCCGGCATGGCCAGCAACTTGTCCTTTGTCATTGATATCTCTATAAAAAAACGTGCATTAAGGCGAATTAGGGAGCGTTGCGCCGGACCTCGTTCGTCCGTCGCAAAGGCGCCATTTATTCCAAGCGCCACCCGGCACTCAATTTACGAGGGGCGGCAGTCTAAGGCCGACTTGAGACCTCAGCAACTGAAAAGACAGCGAATTTGTCCGACAACACCCGGAAAGTGCTCTATGGCAGTCGTTGTGGTGGTTATCGGAGTGCGTTTATAGCAAGAAATTCAGTCCAGCGGCTGTATATAGAAGACAAACGGCTGC contains:
- a CDS encoding DUF2789 domain-containing protein: MDSPTHDLKGLFDQLGLDSGQKAIDDFIASHSPLPDDKKLIDAEFWTPQQAGFLKEQLREDADWARVVDDLNLRMHQVH
- a CDS encoding methyl-accepting chemotaxis protein; its protein translation is MTRDGSLVGHVPAPVLAPKALWLTPTLQSIALVLLLCGMSLGGASLYIGLPVAVLIIWLPRLRSRAIPDTTPADNASAIAELTRDLSYTTSHNALSAAGVAFSVKQLAEKVQSQLDAAKRIVSNAEVMISTEQATSSLSREALGAASEAHQSSAVGRTELIESISRMHQLSQRASASRELIEALSLRSDDIQRVTLVIQSIASQTNLLALNAAIEAARAGEHGRGFAVVADEVRGLAARTATATGEVGEMVADIQQRTAQVVEQIRQLSSDLDIGVKQVEHTGQHLENIARLSAGVELQVGEIARGADTNREQLDSLFHAIEQMRSDLAISDQQTQRLAQAAVQMEGQAETISERLAEVGLDDYHQRIYDLAREGASQIAARFEADIDQGRVSLDDLFDRNYQAIANTSPAKFQTRFDRYTDQVLPAIQEPLLPRHEGLVFAIACTQQGYVPTHNTVFSQPLTGDAQVDAVQNRTKRKFADRTGIRCGSHQQPVLLQTYTRDTGELMHDLSVPIMVKGRHWGGLRLGYKPEKPRGPM
- a CDS encoding TraR/DksA family transcriptional regulator; translated protein: MTKDKLLAMPADDYMNAEQHAFFSELLQNMKVETHERIEQNRIAIESLDTPADPADAASVEEERTWLVNAIDRDQRMLPQLEQALERIKEDSFGWCDDSGEAIGLKRLLISPTTKYCIEAQERHEQIDKHQRQA